The stretch of DNA CCATATCGATGAGAGATGCGTGCGGTTGCCAACGCGATAGGTGGCTAGGTTGATCTATCGGTTCGACCGCTTCATTTGCTATACACGGAAAGACTAGCGCAGCACAGCTTGAGGGTCCGTCATAGATTCACAAGCCGGTAAGACTTGCCAAACTTGGCGGATCAAGTGCCACTTTCCCGATCGCAGATAGCCTTGCCATGAATGCCCCCCTTTCGCTCGGCCGTGTGAATTTCGACGACCATCAGCAAGACAATGTGGTCGAAAGATTGCGAAAACGTCTGCGCGAAGTCCGCCAAGACGGCTTTGATGTTCGGATCGAACGGTTGGAAGATGGAGCCGCCGGTTGGTGCCAAATCGGCGTGAAACGCATGATCTTTTTGGATGTTTCCCAAACCGCACGTGAGCAACTCGCTCAGCTTGACGATGCCGTGGCAAACTATGCCGAATATGAAAAAGTATCGGCTGCCGCTGCAAATGATCAAGTCGCTCGCCCAGCGGCTTAATCTCTACTGACCAGCCCTAACAACCAGCCCCTCATGACCAGCTTCCACAGCCCAAGCTCACCGGCTTGAAGCGGCTAGCATCCGACTTGATCTGGCTAGCATTAGGTGTCTATGCCTTGACTGGTTCGTCAATCACAATGGGTCTTGTTGTATCGGTAAACTACCGAAGCTCGGCAAGCACCTTCAGACGTTAGGCATCATCGGTTTGTTTTCTCGAAAGATGAAAATCACGGACGCGGCGAAGTTTTGTCACCGCTTCGCTACGGGCCACCGCGCAGGCGTTGATGTTGTCCGATTGCTGCAAAGCGAAACTTCGCATGGCTCATCGCGACAGCGTCGCGAGATGCAGGCTCTTGCCGATGGAGCGAGCCGAGGACATCAACTTCACGAATTAATGCAACAAGCCGAGCCGTACTACCCGGTTTTGCTGACGGCAATGACCGAAGTCGGTGAAGAAACGGGCAAGCTAGAGCGAGCATTGTTTGTTCTGGCCAAGCACTTTCAACACCGCGTGGACATGCGACGCAAGTTCATCCGCTCGATTTCGTGGCCCGTGTTTCAACTCTTCGCCGGCATCGCCGTACTGTCGCTGCTGATTTACATCATGGGCATTATGCGTGCTGCCGGTGGTGCGGAGATGACAGACATTCTTGGTCTGGGTTTGCGTGGTCCCGAAGGTGTACTGAAATTCTGGGGCTACCTCGTTCTGATATTTGGCTCGATCGGTTTGTTCATCGCTGCGTTCTTTCAAAATTGGTTTGGACTTCAAA from Rubripirellula amarantea encodes:
- a CDS encoding type II secretion system F family protein is translated as MKITDAAKFCHRFATGHRAGVDVVRLLQSETSHGSSRQRREMQALADGASRGHQLHELMQQAEPYYPVLLTAMTEVGEETGKLERALFVLAKHFQHRVDMRRKFIRSISWPVFQLFAGIAVLSLLIYIMGIMRAAGGAEMTDILGLGLRGPEGVLKFWGYLVLIFGSIGLFIAAFFQNWFGLQNLAPLLYMIPKIGPAIQTITIARFCHTMALALDAGLDPIRSIALSCKSTGSSYYASGIADSEKAIRQGSTLSGALNAMSVFPEDFIARVDISEHSGTDAEAMQHLAAEYDERAEDAVKFMSMLATILVRMLVGLVLIFFIFRIAMTYINALSGAMEPINPRRGR